The following coding sequences are from one Lolium rigidum isolate FL_2022 chromosome 6, APGP_CSIRO_Lrig_0.1, whole genome shotgun sequence window:
- the LOC124660938 gene encoding dymeclin gives MGAAPSTPRLGEPAAAAAAPGAAERMFAALVGAEAYPASSEFWTQLLDLPLTLHWPRGRVLQACHAFAQNNYQTKHLAKILIHLVWCLQDCTSDSPVSYGSYRKAINAAYISSIFLKFIIENAKADNWQELCLDINKNEKGMETFPSDQSVEYFLMKGVLNYIGSVDVSPESCYLHHELLNLMLVLMSTQLCSGPSPEPKDVHPFIDAAMHQDSSIVALVVQKLLLNFVKRPQIPLNGSHPIFSDDGGPGVLQRVGSAAANLVLLPYYTFNYLVSASAEGATSQLADNSLVVLLILIHYRKCISTNESIPTDSIYMSDSNTNVKDAPAFHENPYCRALNNANDIQFDRADVEGNAQNGPIVRLSFASLFDALGTCLKDESSVLLLYSLVHGNCNFQEYVLVRTDLDTLLMPILEMLYNASRKTSNQIYMLLIILLILSQDSTFNACVHKLVVPTVPWYQERLMHQTSLGSLMVVILIRTIKYNLSKLRDVYLHTNCLAILANMGPHVHRLSAYASQRLVSLFDMLSRKYAKLAELKNDKALKVISDQMETDLISDDMSTELHIYTDFLRIVLEIINAILTYALPRNPEVVYAILHRQEVFEPFKNHPRFNELLENIYTVLDFFNSRMDMQQLDGEWSVDKVLELINKHCRSWRGEGMKMFTQLRFTYEQESHPEEFFIPYAWRLILSRGFSFNPGAINLFPVEIHVDDTPSSVQKV, from the exons CACAGAACAACTACCAGACAAAGCATCTCGCAAAGATCTTGATCCATTTGGTTTGGTGTTTGCAAGATTGCACATCGGATTCTCCTGTATCTTATGGCTCCTATAGAAAGGCTATCAATGCTGCGTATATATCATCCATATTTCTCAAGTTCATTATTGAAAATGCGAAGGCAGATAACTGGCAAGAGCTATGCCTTGATATCAACAAGAATGAGAAGGGGATGGAAACTTTTCCTTCTG ACCAAAGCGTGGAGTATTTTCTGATGAAAGGGGTGCTGAACTACATTGGTAGTGTGGATGTAAG TCCGGAGTCATGCTACCTGCATCATGAGCTTCTGAACTTGATGCTAGTTCTCATGTCGACTCAGTTATGTTCTGGACCATCTCCAGAACCGAAGGATGTGCATCCTTTCATTGATGCAGCTATGCACCAG GACAGTTCCATAGTGGCTTTGGTAGTTCAAAAGTTGCTGCTAAATTTCGTAAAGCGGCCACAGATTCCATTAAATGGTTCGCACCCTATTTTCTCTGATGATGGCGGGCCTGGTGTTTTGCAACGAGTTGGCTCAGCAGCTG CAAATCTTGTACTACTGCCATATTATACTTTTAACTATCTTGTAAGTGCAAGTGCTGAAGGTGCAACAAGTCAATTGGCAGATAATAGTTTAGTTGTTTTGCTTATTCTGATCCACTACCGAAAGTGCATCTCAACGAATGAGTCCATTCCAACCGACAGTATCTACATGAGTGATTCAAATACCAATGTAAAGGATGCACCAGCTTTTCATGAGAACCCTTATTGCAGGGCGCTAAACAATGCTAACGACATTCAAT TTGATCGTGCTGATGTAGAGGGGAATGCTCAAAATGGACCTATTGTGAGGTTGTCTTTTGCGTCGCTGTTTGATGCTCTTGGCAC GTGCTTAAAAGATGAGAGCTCAGTTCTTTTGCTCTATTCTTTGGTCCATGGGAACTGCAACTTTCAGGAGTATGTTCTGGTTCGAACAGACTTGGATACTTTG CTAATGCCTATTTTGGAAATGCTCTACAATGCATCAAGGAAGACTTCCAATCAAATCTATATGTTGTTGATAATTCTCCTGATACTCAGTCAAGATTCAACCTTCAATGCTTGTGTGCACAAATTG GTTGTTCCTACCGTTCCTTGGTACCAGGAGCGCCTCATGCATCAAACATCTCTGGGATCTTTGATGGTTGTAATACTAATTCGAACCATCAAGTATAACCTCTCCAAACTGCGA GATGTGTACCTTCACACAAACTGTCTCGCAATTCTAGCAAACATGGGCCCTCATGTCCATAGACTGAGCGCATATGCATCTCAAAGGCTGGTTAGCCTCTTCGACATGCTTTCTCGCAA GTATGCCAAATTAGCTGAGTTAAAGAATGACAAGGCTCTGAAAGTTATATCTGATCAAATGGAAACAGACCTCATCTCAGATGATATG TCAACAGAGCTTCACATATACACTGACTTCTTAAGAATTGTTCTGGAAatcatcaatgcaatccttacatATGCATTGCCCAGAAATCCTGAG GTTGTGTATGCCATATTGCACCGCCAAGAGGTTTTTGAGCCCTTCAAGAACCATCCTCGTTTCAATGAATTGCTTGAGAATATTTACACG GTGTTGGATTTCTTCAACAGTCGAATGGACATGCAACAGTTAGATGGAGAATGGTCTGTAGACAAGGTTCTTGAGCTCATTAACAAACATTGTCGTTCATGGCGTGGAGAAGGAATGAAG ATGTTTACGCAGTTACGATTTACATATGAGCAAGAAAGTCACCCCGAGGAATTCTTCATTCCATATGCTTGGCGGCTTATCCTATCACGAGG ATTCTCTTTCAATCCTGGTGCCATCAATCTGTTCCCGGTGGAGATTCATGTTGAT GATACACCATCAAGCGTACAAAAGGTTTAG